In the genome of Xyrauchen texanus isolate HMW12.3.18 chromosome 33, RBS_HiC_50CHRs, whole genome shotgun sequence, one region contains:
- the LOC127626975 gene encoding myc-associated zinc finger protein-like: protein MDAAWSNFLFQTTPSQTQVEGSLQSELLSVHTTSPQTPPTEHIDLPPSTVDTAALNEDPVPVKPVSRPTRAAHICSICSKQFKNSYNLRRHQSVHTGIRMKGGSQSREAVAKESSERHSIPLSLLQLSIPQQQPQTLPPAAMLPPPHTQVLPTQDGNEVAMESMASTVTALPPPAAVVMATVEPLQRPVNQNPNPVRKNHACETCGKAFRDVYHLNRHRLSHSDEKPFSCPICQQRFKRKDRMSHHVRSHQGGVEKPYVCTHCAKAFSRPDHLNSHVRQVHSSERPFKCPTCESSFATRDRLRAHMIRHEEKVPCHICGKLLSAAYITDHMRVHNQSQHHSCHLCNRSFTTLTYLRVHAQKHHGQEWKESTGGFGTTGSGGVLVCQLCGVHCKTPTQLQGHMGTHNLPTSDPNPITTTSEAVPGSTITLCNMVSAPTVFVSGNTVVDLLVTDCSSIIPQPQS from the exons ATGGATGCCGCGTGGAGCAATTTTCTCTTTCAG ACCACACCTTCTCAGACCCAAGTGGAGGGTTCCCTCCAATCAGAACTTCTGTCTGTCCACACGACCTCTCCTCAAACCCCACCCACCGAGCACATAGATCTGCCCCCATCGACAGTGGACACTGCTGCTCTCAATGAGGACCCAGTACCTG TAAAGCCAGTGTCCAGGCCGACCCGTGCAGCTCATATCTGCTCTATATGCAGCAAGCAGTTTAAGAACAGCTACAACCTACGGCGTCACCAGTCTGTCCACACTGGTATCCGCATGAAGGGAGGCTCCCAGAGCAGAGAGGCTGTGGCCAAAGAGAGTTCAGAAAGACACTCTATCCCCCTCTCTCTCCTCCAGCTCTCCATACCCCAGCAGCAGCCCCAAACGCTGCCTCCTGCTGCCATGCtgccccctccccacacacaagTCCTGCCCACTCAAGATGGAAATGAAGTTGCTATGGAGAGCATGGCCTCCACTGTGACCGCCCTCCCTCCACCTGCtgcagttgtcatggcaacagtgGAGCCTTTACAG AGGCCAGTAAACCAGAATCCCAACCCTGTTCGAAAAAACCACGCTTGTGAGACCTGTGGGAAAGCCTTCAGGGATGTGTACCACCTGAACAGACACAGGCTCTCTCACTCGGATGAGAAGCCATTCTCCTGCCCAATCTGCCAGCAGCGCTTCAAGAGGAAAGACCGTATGAGCCACCACGTCAGATCCCATCAGGGAGGAGTGGAGAAACCCTATGTGTGCACGCACTGTGCTAAAGCTTTCTCACG GCCTGACCACCTAAACAGTCATGTCAGACAGGTCCATTCTTCAGAAAGACCCTTCAAATGTCCG ACATGTGAATCGAGCTTTGCCACACGGGACCGACTGCGCGCTCACATGATCAGACATGAAGAGAAGGTTCCGTGTCACATCTGTGGCAAACTGCTGTCTGCTGCTTACATCACGGATCACATGAGGGTGCACAACCAATCACAGCATCACTCCTGCCATCTCTGCAACCGCA GTTTCACCACGCTGACGTACCTGCGCGTTCACGCTCAAAAGCACCATGGTCAGGAGTGGAAGGAAAGCACAGGAGGGTTTGGCACCACAGGTTCTGGAGGTGTCCTGGTTTGCCAGCTCTGTGGTGTGCACTGCAAGACCCCTACCCAGCTGCAAGGTCACATGGGTACCCACAATCTTCCCACGAGTGACCCCAACCCCATCACTACCACCAGCGAAGCAGTTCCAGGAAGCACGATCACCCTGTGCAACATGGTTTCGGCACCGACAGTGTTCGTGAGTGGAAACACAGTTGTGGATCTGCTTGTGACCGACTGCTCCAGCATCATCCCTCAACCTCAAAGCTAG